Part of the Osmia bicornis bicornis chromosome 7, iOsmBic2.1, whole genome shotgun sequence genome, CCGCATTAGAAAATTAACCTGtgttaaatttgaattataggAAACCGTAGTTTCACTTGAGAATCTCTCGTTCTAAGTGACGCGCACTGCGTCACTGGTCAATTGAGCGACTAAACGGTTCGGAATACagttataaaatttgtcaaatcTCATTAATTCTATCTTAAATTGTTTCGATTTTAACTATTTTTATGCATTTATCAACGACACTCGatggtaatttaatattaatgttgtAAATCTTACAAGTACGCTGTTACTTTGAAACTTTTGAAACTGATAACTTTGCAGTAAATTATGACACGGAATTCTCCAAATTGAAACTCAAAAATGTGATATAAGAAATTAGAAACAAGAAATTTAAACAAGTACTTACATGAAATCGCCTCCTTGGGAATATCACTGACAGGAAAGCCCTGAGATTCAAAGTACGGTCTGACAGCGTCACATTTTAATCCGGCGCGTACCGTAGTCGTCCCGACGCTCAGGATCAGGATAACACACAACATCGACAGCATACCACtcattattcttcttttttaaaagcACTTACGATACACTCACGAATTAACGCGACAGATACGCGGAACGTGGCACTTGTTATATTTGTACATTCgcggaaaaataaatttataattgcgAATTAGTTCGGCAAGCACGCGTGATAGTTCGAAATAAACGATGATATTCACGAAAAAGtagataaaattgaaaagaaacgtCAAAACTATCTGTAACAGAGGAAGCGACACGAAACGATGCTTCCCCTCTGCTGGCTCGAGACGCACTAGCCGACTCGTGGAAGGAACGCGTGCCGGTACCGACGCGCATGCGCACAAACGAAAATCTGTCACGCGCTAAACCAGTTGCCATGCGCGAAGCggtaaattcatttatttgattttgtttataaaaattgattcaACGGTTcgaaaaattatgtaaatttttaGGGTACAAGATTAAATACGCGTAAGGtagtttaaaatatttttaatgcaaCTTATTATTTCGTACCTTACATCTctaaacattttaaaaaaaatataattattggaCGGAATTAACAGTCTATTAatatttgttataatttagaataaaaataattaatactgATTCGATTCATGTAAATGTTCAAATAAGTATTATACTCacgaaaaaaaatatttcgttCAATATGAAGTAACTATAAACCTACAAATGAGATCAAAAATAAACTTTTTCAACCaaattaagtatattaaattgataTACTGTGACGTGTAAATGCTTTAGCATAATAAAAACTAACGGAATGCATTACTCAAAATAATTAGAACCATTTActcaaataattttcaaaatctgtATAAGcaaatattctaattattttaagtAGCATACACCCATATCAAGGCACAACGTGCTTCCTACGTAATCAATGTTCGCCGTGAACACGTTGATTAAACTACGagtaacaaatatttattttaccatGCTTGGTCCACACGTACTGACCCGTCTAAATTACATGTACGTAACCGTGCTGTGACACAAGGGGCAAGCATTAATATTAACCACGTCACGTTCCGTAGCAACATGATGCCTGCAAACGGTACAAATCCACGCGTTACTGAGATCCATCAATGGTTTTCCTGAAATGATACAAGGAGGAAACCTGGTCATACAATTTGGACAAGCGACGCACCAGTCGGGTACCATTGTCTCGCAATTAGCGCATTCAGCTTTCGAATTGCGAACGTCTTTCGGACTGTGCTTGGTGAAGATATCCACCGCTAGATCCTCGTACTCTTCTCTAGCCGATTCCGAGATAATCTCCAGCGACTCGAGCTTGATGAACGCCTTGGAACAGACAGCAAAAGCGTGATTAACAGCGCTCGACAGTGCAAGCAAGCAGTAAATATCCTCCGGCTGCAGAATATCCTCGTACTCTCTGAGACGCAAGGCGGTTTTCATAGCCGCGTCGTAGTGTCCCGAGTATACCTGCCTGTGCGCCAATAAAAGAAAGTGATACGCCTCTGCGCCCCTCCAGGCGTTCTCTATCACGCGAGAGTCTTCATTGTTCTCCGTTAAACCCATCACAATGTTGCTGCGGCCGCCCTTGGTCGCAGGCGTGATGTTGATGTGATCTTCGATCAGCAAAGCCGCAAGAACATAAATCTTCTTCACGCGCAATGGATTCGTTCGACTCTTCGCCTGTTCCTCAGCCAATTGAAACAACAATTTCGCCGCCTCCAGATTGTAATTCGCTTTCTTATACAACTCTATCGCCTGTAACATTTTACCGTTCGATAGGAGATGATTGGCGTACTTGTTCAATAATTCTCCTATTTGAGCCATCTTGTAAGTTCTTGCCAGTTCCACCGCCTGATCCCAGTGATTCAAGCGAACGCAGGTGTCCACGGCTAGCTTCACGTCTCCGTATTTTATGTAAGCCGCAACAGCCTGAGAACACATACCTACGGACGCTAACATTCTCGCGACTGTTTTTAATAAAGGACTTTTGTCCGACAACTGTTGCACGGTTCCTGCCAATTGAACAAAGTCTTCCAGCTTGTAATAACAATCAATTAACTTCTCCAAGTTCCTACTCTTTTCGTAGTACTCCCTCGCACCCTCCCAATTCTGTCTCTCAGCATAGTACTCGCCGATCTTGTTGTAAGCGTGCTCCGTCTGCTTGTCGGAGCCACCGATCCCCATCTTCATTAACTGAATCACCCGGAAATAATCGCCTAATTTCTGCCGCAACGATATCGCCAGGTCCCTTCTGTCCATGTCCAAGTACAATTTCTCTGCCTCCTCGTAGTTCCCAAGGAAACCCGCCACCTCCGCTCTCTTCAACTGATCGTTGTGCACGTTCTGCAAACGTTTTATGAACTGTATACCCAGGTAATCGGTGCAACGTACCATCGCGTTCTCTGCAGTTTCCAGATCCAATTTCTGCAACGCTGACTCGGCCAATAAGCGCCACAATCGTGGATGAGGATTGTCCTGAATGAAGTTGTTGGCTTCCTTCAATCCTACCTTCGTCAGTAACTCCCTGGTGTCCCTCAAAGATTTTACCTCTAAATCGACTATCAATTCGTTCCTCGTATCGTCCGGCTTCTGCATGAGGTCGTCCAACAACACGCAACGTATCTCTAAGTCTTGGAAGGAACAAATGTATCCGGAACACGATATCGGTTCCTCAGGATCAAACTCTCTCAACACGTACATCCTGGTCTTCTCCATGATCGCCAACAGTGCCGGATTATCTTGCGCCCAGCACATAGCCCAAACATCCTTCCtctcaaatttatttatatcctCCTCCGTTTCTCCgtttttgaaattctttttcaaatcaATATCTAAATCCAACATAGTCAATACCCCACTGGTGTCCATCAAGGATGCGCGTGACGAGTCGCAAT contains:
- the LOC114875406 gene encoding WD repeat-containing protein 35, which gives rise to MFVYLSKKIAIPNNFRLNCIAWNQKEGYIAVGGEDGLLKVLRVDSSVSGSNSGGKSRNLTAASNLSMNQTLEGHNSHVQVVTWNEQHQKLTSSDQNGVIIVWMLYKGSWYDEMINNCNKSIVKGMAWSSNGLKICIVYEDGAVIVGSVDGNRIWGKELKNVSLAAVQWSPDGKLLLFGLKNGEVHLYDNQGVFLTKLQMVSLNTGQTQTIVTLQWYDGRNGYIGLDCPTLIICYRNGKIQLMRDTNDDNPIVIETGMTAAWCCWNSCGSLLAVTGMMPMLSNGETKDTNVIQFYTPFGKHMKTLKIPGREVTCCAWEGGSLRVALSVDSHIYFANIRLDYKWTYFSNTVVYTNEKISKDGICIMFWNTVNNTCCTKYVKALISVSSYGDHCVLAVKNDLVQGSEQFALLVCNSIATPIDTKFIDLEPLWVTMTNNTIITASKNNFLVWNHRTPRNTMLHAGRVKRDKIYHIDETPTGVTEVIQDLDKDRSFETPINTKATMDPICCLYATEKVLLIGRESGMIQRYSLPQITLTNRYNTSCKLYKIAINCDSSRASLMDTSGVLTMLDLDIDLKKNFKNGETEEDINKFERKDVWAMCWAQDNPALLAIMEKTRMYVLREFDPEEPISCSGYICSFQDLEIRCVLLDDLMQKPDDTRNELIVDLEVKSLRDTRELLTKVGLKEANNFIQDNPHPRLWRLLAESALQKLDLETAENAMVRCTDYLGIQFIKRLQNVHNDQLKRAEVAGFLGNYEEAEKLYLDMDRRDLAISLRQKLGDYFRVIQLMKMGIGGSDKQTEHAYNKIGEYYAERQNWEGAREYYEKSRNLEKLIDCYYKLEDFVQLAGTVQQLSDKSPLLKTVARMLASVGMCSQAVAAYIKYGDVKLAVDTCVRLNHWDQAVELARTYKMAQIGELLNKYANHLLSNGKMLQAIELYKKANYNLEAAKLLFQLAEEQAKSRTNPLRVKKIYVLAALLIEDHINITPATKGGRSNIVMGLTENNEDSRVIENAWRGAEAYHFLLLAHRQVYSGHYDAAMKTALRLREYEDILQPEDIYCLLALSSAVNHAFAVCSKAFIKLESLEIISESAREEYEDLAVDIFTKHSPKDVRNSKAECANCETMVPDWCVACPNCMTRFPPCIISGKPLMDLSNAWICTVCRHHVATERDVVNINACPLCHSTVTYM